A stretch of DNA from Besnoitia besnoiti strain Bb-Ger1 chromosome II, whole genome shotgun sequence:
GTAGAGTCGTCTGCCGGGAAACCGCTGGCGCTCTGCTGCCGTTTGTTTCGCACACTCACAGCAGTGAAGACTATCTACATCTATCTGTCgatctatctacctatctgtctctctctatatacaGAGATATATTCCCGTTGCCTCCCCTCTGGGGGAAATCTGCCTTAGCACGGATATACGAAGAACGATGTTCCTGGGCGTAGGCCCATGCGAGGCTACGTGCGTGTGTGAATAGCCTGAGAGAGGGGCAGCCTAAGAGAGCCCCTGTGAACGATACCGAAGTTGTGGAAAACTTAAAGCGATTCAAAAGAAAACTCGCCCGCCAGTAGCGGAGGCGAAACTGCCAAGCCAGAACCCTAGCTTGTTTGCGGAAACAAGAGGACACCCCCGCACTCTGCTGCTTGTGCAGACTCACCAAGGGAGCCACACGCACGCACATGCACGAAGCATATTCACAAATAGACGTGTAGATGCATATCTGCAAACACGCCGTTTCAAATCACCACACATAAATACGCTCACGCATGCGCGGAATTCCAAGTTGACCCGTTCCCGCCACTCGTGCAACGCCCGTTCAGCTTTGCCGCACCCCTCGACATGCACACGAAAACCTCAGAGGGTTTCACTGAGGACAAAACTCTCCCTATCCTCCACATTTATCCGGCTGACGCCTGGGAACTGAGCCCTCTGCGAGATCTGGCAATAGAATCGGATCGCAGCTTCTCCAGTGAGCTGCTCCAGCGTCTCGACAGACAGAGATCGCCTGCTGCGGTCTCCGGAAGGCCTCCACGACCGGCTGCAAGGtctgtcctccgccgccccaaTACagacgctgccgccagccGGTTCGCCCCACCTGAACGCGCTGTGCATAGAATCCCAATAGATAGACGGGATGCATCAGCCCCTTCACGTCCTCTCCGAGCCGGTCACGTCTAGCGCGCAATCGCGACGCATCAGACCAAAAAGCTTCTGTGTTGTCGCCGCGTATGAACTCTATCCGAGCCGCAGTCCGTCAGCGAGGTGCGCACACACTCGGTGCTTGGCGGCTAGACACGCTGTTGTCGCGGCTAGGATCCTGCGGTTGATACACTGCTGGGCATCGCCGCTGCCTTCACGTAAGTGCAAAGTTGACAATACGCTGCGTACAGAATGGCGTAGCGCGgagcgtcgcccgccgccccagcGGCATACATGTCGGTCGTCAACAGACTGACGGCAGTGGGCACGTACGAAGGATCCGCTACGGCCCTCGCAACCAGCGCAGCAGGATCCTCTACCGGGCTCGTGCAGCCCTCCGGCAcctcggcagctgcgggcgcccCCTGGTCCCCCCTGGGCTCCACCGCCCAAGCCCCGgaagccgacggcgacggggcAGATTGACTCGCGGgagtcgcggccgccgcctgagaGTCCCGCGCGgccagcgacgcctgcgcgtcgtctccgttGCAATCTGAGAGGTACGactgcgcggacgcgctgtTCAAGCTCTCTGTCGTcgactctgcggcgctctccaCCTCCGCCACAGTCACAGGATTGGTGCTGTTTTGAGTGTCTGGCGCGAGCGTTTGCGGGGCGCCTCCCGGTGTGCATACAACGGAGCCCTCCGGCGCCCATTGAGTCTCCAAGCCGCGAAAGCCCGCTCCAGCTGCGCCAGCCAGCATGTCCCGTAGagccagcgcctccgccgtccgccgctcttcaatcgccgcagcctctgcggccagagcgctggaggctgcggcagcggcggctgcatgcTCGTTGATACTCGACTCGGTCAGCACctcgtctccgtcggcgtgcgatgcgccttccgccgtgGTCTGCACCTTCTTCTGACTCAGGTGGTGCTCaaaacgcagccgcgccagaaatgcgcgcgtctggcggaGGCAACACAAGCCGGAAAACACAAACCCGACACCAGCGCATGCaaggaggggggggtggggggccGCCAGAGAAGACGCAAGCAGAACGTATTTCGACGTACACACGATGGCAGCGATGAGTCCAAGAGCTCAGCCATCGATATACATGATCACGCTTTGAGGCGTATGCAGACAAGGCTTCGCGTGAACCCTTCAGTCGGCATCGCAACAGAGTAGAATTATTTTGATGAAAATGGTTTATTGTGAACATTGTTCAATTGGAAAGAAAAGAAGTCTTATAAACAGTACATTACGCTGAAGACCAGGTGCGCCGTGAGGAGCTCCGAGGCCTTACTTCCGCAGACTTTCCACTCCCGCGGGactcgctctgcagcgctcGCACCGCATAAAAACACCTGTTGACTGCTCTTGCCTGGCTTCCCCcatgcagaaaaaagaaataTTCTTATTGCTTCCCTTGCTTAGCAGAACCCCAGCACCTGCGCCCAGACTCACCACGGGGTGCCACGTGAGTTGGGCCGGAGCCTTCGCCGTTGGCCttccttccttcttcgctcgcaGCACGCTCCGCAGCACATATCTGAAAGACCAAAGAAAACCAGAAagtcgaggagacgcgccacAAGGAGGAGGGCGCTGAGTCTCAAAACAACTGGCAGGCAGAGCACCAGCCCTGCCCGAAGGCCGGCAATGCGGGAAcaaagagaggcgaggaaaaCAAACAAAAACAGACCCAGACAGCGACCAGAGAATAACGGAgaaagccgcggaggaggcgcgcgccccAACCGCTCAGAACGGCGTAGGTTTTTCGGCGGACGAAAAACAgacagcagaggagacgccgccgcccacgagAGGCTGgggcgagacgcccgcgggggaggccgcagagacagcggccgctgcacccctctcctcgcggctgtcGTTTGCATGCGCTCGTTTACCTGAAGTAGCAAAACGCGATCTGTGTGCggtcgaggaagaagaatcGCGAGTCTTCACTGGTCATctgagaagaaagaaacgcCAAGCTCATCCCACATCGCCTTACCCCTggggctgcgacgccgcagagacagctgaGCCACACCGAGCCTCCTGCCGCCATTTCCAATGCCTTGGAAGATTCGTCGCCAGCGGGAGCTCTCAGACCAGAACATATGCTCGCACACCGCGCGAAACTAAGTGAAGACGGACAGACACAAGAGCCCAAAGCTGGAACAAACCATCACCGAAGATGCACAGTCCCGCAAGAAAGATCCAGTTGAAACTGATACCTGCAGGGCAAAGTCGACcatcgtctcctctccggaGACCAACAGCCAGCAGCCGATTTGGTGAATGATCAACGCAGACACCTGAGAAGAAAAGCCGCGTGAAACACGAAGCAGGAGCTCGGCAAAGATTCTGGCTACGAGGCTTACTGCCCTTACGCCGCAGATACTCGCTCCGCGGCTCCTGATCAGCTGAAAAGAGTCTGAAAGATCTTCACTTTGCTTGAATCGCTTCTCACTCAGGTCTGAATCCACTGAACTTCTCTCAGCCACTGCACCCCAACGAATACCATAATAATCCTACATACGCATGTAAATACATATACAAATATCTACctagatatagatatacatatatgaataGACACCTACATGTGAAGGTATGACACAATCTATATATCGATATCTATACCTGTATCTCTATATCTGTTTTCTCtaatctatctatctatctatctatctatctatctatctatctatctatctatctatctatctatctatctatctatctatctatctatctatctatctatctatctatctatctatctatctatctatctatctatctatctatctatctatctatctatctatctatctatctatctatctatctatctatctacacTCCTGTGGTCCAGGGCCTGCACGCAGGCATACGcccgcgtgtgtctgcatcGTGCGACGCTTGTAGGCAGTCTGTGAGCCCTCCACACGCACTCACGAAGTGGCCTCTGCTCACATCTGTCAGCTTGAGTTTGTCGTTCGGTTTCGCCCAGGGCAGCTCCGGCAGCTCATccaaggcggcgacgaccgcGTCAGGGTCTCGCTCGTCGACTGCCCACTCGGGCGCAGCCGACTCGCTCGCCCCCCGGGGCGCGACCCTCCGCTTGGAGATTATTTTCAGCACCCcgggcgcgcagcccgcgcgcgcaggcgtgccCCCGCGAGGCTTCACCTTGCGCGACTCCAACGCGAAGGCCACGCGCAGCTTCTTGCCGCTCTGCCATACTGCGTCCAGCTCGTTGTCTTcatcttcatcttcttcgtcgggaggcgcggccgcggccgtttcctccttcgccgccttcgctgcccaCGTTGGActggcggcggacggcgaagacggcgccgcgccgtcctcaGCGACAATGTCTCCCTCTGGCACATCCTCgtcggccgcgtcgccctcgtcgtcggacCCGTAGGACATTAGGAGACTGacgcctccctcgtcttcttcgttcttcgcctgaagaagcagcgaaTGCCCCGTGTCGCGACTTGCTTTCACGTCGCTTGGGCTCTGCGACTTCTCCGCCCCGCCCTGCTCCTCTGTCTTCACTCgagccttcgccttcccctgcccgcctgcgtccaccaagcagacgcgcgccgcctgcgcgccctctccctgCGCAGCTGACGCGCCTTCCACCCAGCGGCCTTCGGCTGCGTCCCGGCTGGGcctctcctcttcatcttccttctcctctctggggcgtgcgtcttcgccaactcgcgcgcctccttctcgcttcgcttttctcatcgcggcgccggcgggtgAAACGTCGGTGATCTCCTCGCGgtcggcctgcgcgtcggccgtcgcgccgtcgtgccgcggctcgagaggatcttccttcgccgccgcagcccacGCAGGCAGATGCGTGTAGACGAGCttggagaaaaagaggagcttcggcggcagaagagaaggcgcatgcagcagcagcgcctcgcccgtctGCCGCAGGTACGCGTAGTACGGATGCAGGGGATGGTCTACGTGCAGAAAGCGCAGctgggcgctcgccgccggaTCGAGCTTCAGCCGAAACTCCATGCGACTCCCTTCCTGAACGGCGAAACAGAAAGAAGGAAAGTGGGAAATAcaaaaagagagacacacaaACAACAGCTGGGTTCAAAATTCTTGCACGCGCGCTGCCAGACCCGAGCGCGGCATCGGTGCCCACACAGAAGCGGCCATACGCCCGCACGCATGAAACTCTGAGCTCATGAGCAGCTGAAACCGACGCAGGCGATAGGCGAGATACAGATAGATGCCATTTGGTTTAAACGCCCATGCGAAAGGATTTGCAGACACTCCGagcaagcgccgcagcgtaCGTGCGGTCACACACATGAGTAGAAACCAAGTGCTCACGGGGCGTCTGAAAGCGTGTGCAAAGGCAGCTCTAAAACAGTCTTTCGTCAGCCAagagggcgtcgcggccgctcaCCGTTCGAACGAAGTGGGCCGTGCACTCAATGACTAGATGCTCCTTCAGAGTTCGCGGCAGGTGAGGAATCTTGTCTCGCGGGAGCCAAAACGGAGGCACGAAGCAGTCCTCTTCGCCTGGTCCTTCTTTGCGCTCCGCGTGGActtgcgctcgcggcgaggcctccgcagtggggggggacggagactgcgcccgccgcggccgtccgccgccgtccaTCCGCTCCCGCGGAGTGTCTGGATCTACGgactcttctccctcctcttcagaagatgccgcctctgcgcgccgggcctttcgcgccgcagctcttcGGTCTTCGCCACGAAACTCGCGAGCGTCCtcacccgccgcgcgcctgcgcttgcCTTCTGGTTCCTTTTGGAATGGGTGCCGGCACTCTCTGGGCTGCGCCTGGTCTTCGCGGTTTGCTTGCGCtacgccgtcgcctccgcgctctcgcttgccgccgttctggcgcccgcgaggccgctctccagcgcgggACGCAGGCGGACTCGCGCGGCTGTTGCCtcccgcgtctccttcgtcgctcccatctccctcgtcgcccgcgtcccttccctgcccccctcgcctctgcacgcgggctgcgcgtcgctcctctcgcgccgtctcctcctcctctgccgctcgccagagcgtgcctctctcttcggcgccgcgcgcagactctctctctgtctttctccgcgggcgttcgcggtcttctgcgtcgtcctctgaGGCACTCTCGCCGCGTGGGCGCTGGCGtgcccgcgaccgcgcgcgaccggcgccttcttcgtcgctgtCAGCGGCTCGGCTGCTTCTGGAGtcgcccgcagcgtcgcgctcgccccctgcgtcgtcgtcgcgctcgctgccgctctccgcgtcgcgctcgctcgcgccttcaCTCGagttctccgccgcctcgcgcggagacccgcgccaggcgtcgcctctcccgcagGCGTCGACGGGCGCGTCCAGCGCAGCCGGAGGGGGGACAGCGGACATGTCGCCGAGGCTATGGGCACACAGGGAGACACCAGACTGGAATGCAAAGAAAACTCACTCGCACCGGTCGATACACGCGTACGGGCGTGTggacagatatatacatatatatatatatatacttgcaGAAATGCATTCACAGCTTCTGCTCAACTGAATGCATGCAAATgaatatgtatgtgtatacgGATGTTCATAcatggagagagagggatACGCAGATACGTGAATCTATGTCCCAGGCCCCGGCAAACAGACACACGTGTTCGAAAAAGCCTCTCTGCTCCTGAGATGGGAAAACGCGGCGCCCCTCAGCAGCTCCTATCCGCGCCCATGAGTGACGCGCAGCACAGCGGTGtacgccgcctgcgccgatgCATGCGACATGCATATCtacaaagagagagaaaagaggtgGGGGCCGGGGGGCGGGAAGTGGTCGCCTTTCTTCGCAGACCGCGCTTGCTTCAGAATGCCGGGCAGCAGCCGGCAGACAGGAGACTCTTCTTGGTTCGAGGCTCTTCTCACCCGGCATTGACGCTTGCGTCGTCAaaccctgcgccgcccgtgcctccgccgccgccccctgcgcgtctgtctcgcgtctcgcgcgccgtttgttcgcgcagcctctgcagctcgcgcgtcgGGGTCCACGCCTCGCCGTACTTTCCGCGGTCGTCTCTCAGCCGCTCCAGCACTTCGTCCTCGAACAAGTTAGACGAAGGCAAATCCTAAAAAGACACACCACGGCAGACAAAAACGTTTCTCCACACCTCCTCAACAACATTGGACGAGCACAGactacgtatatatatatatatatatatatatatatatatatatatatatatatatatatagggtttagggtttagggttttatatatatatatatatatatatatatatatatatactaaaccctaaaccctatatatatatatatatatatatatatatatatatatatatatatatatatatatatatatatatatgcacaagCACGCACGTAGATGTGCATGTACGCCAGCGCATGAAGGCgaggctggcgccgcgcgaagcccCGCGCGGTTTCAGCGGCGAGTCTGCTAGGGGGAGAGACtgtgccgcggcctcgctgtgcAGGAAGTGCAACGCGCCCACGCACGCGCCGAactggagcggcgcgcgagcgggtACGCACTCAAAAGACGAGTAGAGTCATCACGCGTCCCTTCTCCGCCGGGAGTATATTCACGTCGATACTGCCCTCGGAGTTGCAGAGGTCTGCACGCGAGTCTCGGCCTGCCTGAGACCTCAGCGCGGAGCGAGTtggagcgacgcaggcaaTCTGTGCGCAGCGTAGTCGTGAATCCGCCAGATCCGCCCGACAACGACAACGCCGACGCCCACAGCAAGCGTTTTCTCACTCGATATCGTTCTCTGTCGAGAGCTGGCGTCTCGCCGAGGATTTCGCGCACGCGGTCGCTCGAGTaggttttctttttcttgttGAGGGCCTCGGGGTCGTTAAGGAGGAGTCGCACATCGTATCTGCATCGACGGAAAGAAAACGAAAGGCACTCCTGCGCACATTCCaccctgcggaggcgcgcgagaggaaggatGCTCCTCCTGCGGGTAATGCCCGGTCCCCTCGCCTGTTTGGATCCCttgaggcagaggcagccggcgcgccggcagccaggCCCTCGCGACTGAGATTCCCAAGCCTGAAGAGCGGCTCTTCTCCCTGGTTCGCGGCGCCTACCTGTCTACGAGGTTCTCGTCGTCTCCATTGAGGGGAATGAGCCGTTTGTGCATGCCAGCCCACTCTTCTTCACTGCAGAAGTATTTGCAcgcagcgccgacgcagacgatGCCGCCGCTCGTTCGGCTGTTGTCGCCCGAGCACCTTCCATCCTTGCTGCGACTCTGCacagctcctccgcggcacGCTGAAGAGCCTGCGGCCCTGCTGCTGTGCAGTCGCGACATTGCTGGGTCTAGCCAAAGAGAGGTGCgctcgagaggagacgctACGCTGCCTGCGACGGAGGGCCACGCGCCAGACACGCAGACATGACGCAGTGGACAGCGGGGAGAGCTCCGAAGAAGAACCCACGAACAGGAGTGGAAGGCTTGCCAGCGACTCAAATGGGAGCAGATCGCCTTTTAGGGTCAATATAGAGACTaaagagaggcgacgcgagactCCGAGCCACAGACTacgcgctcgaggccgcaCTGGACGAAAAGAATCCTGACATCGAACGATTCCAGCGCACACGagaggtgtatgtacacagGTTCCAGTAGAAAACCAGACATGCGGGTAACCCAATGAGCGTGAATATTCTACACgaagatacatatatatacattatagatatatttatatacatacatatattaTTGCTGGATGACGAATCTGAGACAGACGGACACACACTAAGCACTCAGACCCTAATGCTTTGCCTCAACGACCAGGTACGCAGTCGCCGCTCGTTTGCGGATGCGTGTAACAGTCTCAATCTTTTCATGAAATTCCGCTGAAGAGAGGACGGCAGCAGAGGGCGCTGAGATCGCCAGCCACGGCCGGTCTGCATGCACACAAGACCCTCGTACAATATCGTTGCAGGCGGAAAAAATCCGGGGAATCCGCGTTTTGGCAAAGTGGAGGAGACGTGATATCGGCGTGGCAACAAAAACGACGCATTTCCGGAAAAGCAGGACGAGAAAATAGGGTTTCTAGAGGAAAACACGCTCAGCATCATTACGGGGGCTAGACAGCGAGGTATGCATAAACCGCATCTTGCATGCGCGAGCGGGTTCACCTGCCCTCTTGTTTGATCGCCCAAGCAATTCGCGGCAGCCAGAAGGCGTATACAACTTCCTCTGTCAATTccctgtctctgtctgccgcTGTATCTCTGTCCCTCGGAAATAGGAGGTTTTCTGCCGACTTCGCGAGACGGTGCCGCAgggtgtacagacaccgcAGGGTTGGAGCATGCTGGTAATAGTGGCATGATACGCCTGCATGAGAGGGAACTGTTCTTTGTAGTGTATGTATTGCTTGGATCCATAGGCAtctctcgtcttccctcCTCAGTTGTCTTACTATCACTTTCATCTGGAGCGCTTTATATCCGTTTCCCATAGCTTTTCCGGCTCTGTCTTTCCGGCGACGTGATctttctgtcgcgcgtcAACCGGCGAACACCACGAACTActcgtttcctcctctgataccgtctttctctgtctccagTTTGTGCCTATGGGCCTGTTCCATCGCTGAACACTAGCAGGAGGACCTTTTCTAAGTTGTCAAAACTTCTCTGCTTTCGTGTTCACTGCCCGCTACGAGCCGCGTAgctcctctcgcctgcgcacaGTGGCGCGTCGggtttcctctccctcgtcatCGCGTAGTCAGTCCTCAACCGGCGTTGATTTTGTTTTCCTGCTCGCCCAGTCTCCCTTCTCAATGTtacggaggcgcagcgacccCTGCTCTCTCTCGTACGTATCCCGCGCTTTGTCACGCTGACCTCGCTCGTGTGCTCCACTTTTTTTTTCAAGGCGCATCCGGTCTTCCGCTCGGCACCTCTGCCTTTGCTTCCAGCGCCATTATCTGGTCAAGGCACGCAAATTCATCACTGCTGCGCATCGATTCCCGCCGCTCGTTCTCTCCGACTGCCTCGTGGACTGCAGCCCCTGCGGCGGGAGCCGCGCCGGTTGTGAGCCGACAGTCAAAAATGTTTTTCGTCATTGAGCAGTGGCACAAtgtggcgctgcggcctgcgcagctggGCCGCCGCTACCATCAATACGTCGAGACCTTACTGCGGCAGCAAGTCGAAGGAAAATGCCTACACAATCTAGGGTGAGGCACGACGCCTGAGAAGCGCCCCGCGATAGAAAAAAACCCGCTCAACATGCATGCCTGAAGCCTCCACGCGCGTTACGCTTGGGTCCAAGCCGCCCACCGACGCCTctacggggggggggggggggggggggcaggcgtGCCGGGCGCGCGCTGGCAAGAATGGCGGGGGGCCTctgaggcgcctgcgctcttTCTGGCGGAGCACAGCCTTCCTTCAAGTGCGGCTGACGGAGCTTCGACGGATTGCAGAGAAACGAGCGCAAGTCAGAAAGTAAAGGGTGTTCTGCTGCGACCCGAGGCGCTGAAGCG
This window harbors:
- a CDS encoding hypothetical protein (encoded by transcript BESB_037500); translation: MSRLHSSRAAGSSACRGGAVQSRSKDGRCSGDNSRTSGGIVCVGAACKYFCSEEEWAGMHKRLIPLNGDDENLVDRYDVRLLLNDPEALNKKKKTYSSDRVREILGETPALDRERYRDLPSSNLFEDEVLERLRDDRGKYGEAWTPTRELQRLREQTARETRDRRAGGGGGGTGGAGFDDASVNAGLGDMSAVPPPAALDAPVDACGRGDAWRGSPREAAENSSEGASERDAESGSERDDDAGGERDAAGDSRSSRAADSDEEGAGRARSRARQRPRGESASEDDAEDRERPRRKTERESARGAEERGTLWRAAEEEETAREERRAARVQRRGGQGRDAGDEGDGSDEGDAGGNSRASPPASRAGERPRGRQNGGKRERGGDGVAQANREDQAQPRECRHPFQKEPEGKRRRAAGEDAREFRGEDRRAAARKARRAEAASSEEEGEESVDPDTPRERMDGGGRPRRAQSPSPPTAEASPRAQVHAERKEGPGEEDCFVPPFWLPRDKIPHLPRTLKEHLVIECTAHFVRTEGSRMEFRLKLDPAASAQLRFLHVDHPLHPYYAYLRQTGEALLLHAPSLLPPKLLFFSKLVYTHLPAWAAAAKEDPLEPRHDGATADAQADREEITDVSPAGAAMRKAKREGGARVGEDARPREEKEDEEERPSRDAAEGRWVEGASAAQGEGAQAARVCLVDAGGQGKAKARVKTEEQGGAEKSQSPSDVKASRDTGHSLLLQAKNEEDEGGVSLLMSYGSDDEGDAADEDVPEGDIVAEDGAAPSSPSAASPTWAAKAAKEETAAAAPPDEEDEDEDNELDAVWQSGKKLRVAFALESRKVKPRGGTPARAGCAPGVLKIISKRRVAPRGASESAAPEWAVDERDPDAVVAALDELPELPWAKPNDKLKLTDVSALIIHQIGCWLLVSGEETMVDFALQMTSEDSRFFFLDRTQIAFCYFRYVLRSVLRAKKEGRPTAKAPAQLTWHPVTRAFLARLRFEHHLSQKKVQTTAEGASHADGDEVLTESSINEHAAAAAAASSALAAEAAAIEERRTAEALALRDMLAGAAGAGFRGLETQWAPEGSVVCTPGGAPQTLAPDTQNSTNPVTVAEVESAAESTTESLNSASAQSYLSDCNGDDAQASLAARDSQAAAATPASQSAPSPSASGAWAVEPRGDQGAPAAAEVPEGCTSPVEDPAALVARAVADPSYVPTAVSLLTTDMYAAGAAGDAPRYAILYAAYCQLCTYVKAAAMPSSVSTAGS